The following proteins are encoded in a genomic region of Arachis ipaensis cultivar K30076 chromosome B02, Araip1.1, whole genome shotgun sequence:
- the LOC107625686 gene encoding probable WRKY transcription factor 19 — protein SRRNLKTIPNNDVQKKLKISFDGLSDDRDREIFLDVAFFFIGMHKNDVIDILNGCGHFAEIGIKVLTERCLITVDTKRKLGMHGLLRDMGREIIRESLPMKPEERSRLWNPDEVLNVLSKDMGTKAIEGLALNLPKSLDPTQLKTEAFKEMKRLRLLQFANVQLVGDFKYLSTDLRWLCWHECPSEYTTANFDQGNLVAIDFKYSKLDLVWKMGQMMKNLKFLNLSHSQHLTQTPDFSNMPNLEKLILKYCPKLTSVSHTIEHLKQVLLINLKGCSRLRVLPRSIYKLRSLKTLILSGCSLIDKLEEDIEQMESLATLMADKTAITQVPHALLRLKSIVFISLCDFEGLSRNVFPSIIWSWTSPTNNFSPQVQTFLDLSNIVSLIVPNRKSQGLSSIIRGLPQVQNVGLECGSQLQIADVASDTFKVTNCNEMIVTSSASNVSKRSTLSLAGCCSKHDIIEAEISLNLILIQMGMSCAVTEVLRENIFQKFSARVPGDCLLPGNKNPDWLAYSSKDSSVTFHVPQVNGRKLKTVLLCIVYSSSPNNVPSEAHIVKNLFIINHTKTTPYVYDGDTLASLKDEEWQKVTSNLEAGDKVQIVVVAGLGFTVKKIAVYLVYADQQAEGIVCADDMVAYANFTVHGGDNNKNLNSLGKRKFQRV, from the exons TCCCGTAGGAATCTCAAAACTATTCCAAACAATGATGTACAGAAGAAGCTTAAAATAAGTTTTGATGGTCTAAGTGATGATAGGGATAGAGAAATATTTCTTGATGTAGCATTTTTCTTTATTGGAATGCACAAAAATGATGTAATTGATATATTAAATGGCTGTGGGCATTTTGCTGAAATTGGAATAAAAGTTCTTACGGAACGATGCCTTATTACTGTGGACACTAAGAGGAAACTTGGCATGCATGGTTTGCTGCGAGACATGGGAAGAGAAATTATTCGCGAGAGTTTGCCAATGAAACCTGAGGAACGCAGTAGGTTGTGGAATCCAGATGAAGTGCTTAATGTATTATCAAAAGACATG GGAACAAAAGCTATTGAGGGACTTGCTTTGAACCTGCCAAAGTCATTGGATCCAACTCAGTTAAAGACAGAAGCATTTAAGGAGATGAAGAGACTGAGATTGCTTCAGTTTGCAAATGTGCAACTTGTTGGAGACTTTAAATACCTTTCAACAGATCTTCGATGGTTGTGCTGGCATGAATGTCCTTCAGAATATACAACTGCAAACTTTGATCAAGGAAATTTAGTTGCCATTGACTTCAAATATAGCAAACTCGACCTAGTATGGAAGATGGGTCAG ATGATGAAGAATCTAAAATTTCTCAATCTTAGTCATTCTCAACATTTGACACAAACTCCTGACTTTTCAAATATGCCCAATCTTGAAAAGTTAATACTCAAATATTGCCCAAAGTTGACTTCGGTTTCTCATACCATTGAACATCTCAAGCAAGTTCTTCTAATCAATTTGAAAGGGTGTTCACGGCTTCGTGTACTTCCAAGAAGCATCTACAAGTTGAGATCTCTCAAAACTCTCATTCTTTCAGGATGTTCATTGATTGATAAGCTAGAGGAAGACATAGAACAGATGGAATCATTGGCAACTTTGATGGCAGATAAAACTGCCATAACACAAGTGCCTCATGCACTACTAAGATTAAAGAGCATTGTGTTTATTTCTTTGTGCGACTTTGAAGGATTATCGCGCAATGTGTTTCCTTCAATCATTTGGTCATGGACCTCTCCAACAAATAATTTCTCACCCCAAGTGCAAACATTTTTGGACTTGTCAAATATTGTTTCCTTAATAGTTCCAAATAGAAAGTCTCAAGGCCTATCATCCATCATCAGAGGGCTTCCACAGGTTCAGAATGTTGGGCTGGAGTGTGGCTCACAACTTCAAATAGCAGATGTAGCTTCTGATACTTTTAAGGTCACAAACTGCAATGAAATGATAGTAACATCAAGTGCATCAAATGTCTCAAAAAGGAGTACCTTATCATTAGCTGGTTGTTGCAGCAAACATGACATTATTGAAGCTGAGATTTccttgaatttaattttaatccaAATGGGAATGAGTTGTGCTGTCACAGAGGTACTTAGAGAGAATATTTTTCAG AAATTTAGTGCCAGAGTACCTGGAGATTGTTTGCTTCCTGGCAACAAGAATCCTGATTGGTTAGCATACAGTAGCAAAGATTCTTCTGTAACTTTCCATGTCCCTCAAGTGAATGGGCGTAAGTTAAAGACAGTGTTGTTGTGTATAGTCTATTCTTCTTCCCCAAACAATGTACCGTCAGAAGCCCATATTGTCAAAAATCTGTTTATCATAAATCACACAAAAACCACCCCTTATGTCTATGATGGAGATACACTGGCTTCACTTAAAGATGAGGAGTGGCAGAAGGTAACATCAAACCTTGAAGCTGGTGACAAAGTGCAGATTGTTGTTGTTGCGGGGTTAGGATTCACAGTGAAGAAGATAGCAGTTTATCTCGTATATGCAGATCAACAAGCTGAAGGTATTGTTTGTGCTGACGATATGGTAGCATATGCAAATTTCACTGTTCATGGTGGAGATAACAAT
- the LOC110268969 gene encoding TMV resistance protein N-like, producing MQQRPYDVFLSFRGKETRSKFISHLYASLENAGIYVFKDENGLARGENLSISLLKAIGESKTYIIILSPNYAFSRWCLQELEDIMICCKNKTQKVLPVFYHIDPSEVRNQTGKFGQAFDNLMKRYPDKIKGKEQSWRKALREVGCIAGLVIRKSNAYGVGMKVGILRTLLNKLLICWK from the exons ATGCAGCAAAGGCCGTATGATGTATTCTTGAGCTTTCGAGGCAAAGAAACTCGCTCAAAGTTCATCTCACATCTTTATGCATCTCTTGAAAACGCTGGTATCTATGTTTTCAAGGACGAAAACGGGCTAGCAAGAGGGGAAAATCTCTCAATCTCGCTTCTGAAAGCAATTGGAGAGTCTAAAACTTATATCATTATTTTGTCACCAAATTATGCATTTTCAAGATGGTGTTTGCAAGAGTTGGAAGACATCATGATATGTTGTAAAAACAAAACTCAAAAGGTGCTGCCAGTATTCTACCATATAGATCCCTCGGAAGTGCGAAATCAGACTGGTAAGTTTGGACAAGCTTTTGATAATCTTATGAAAAGATACCCGGATAAAATAAAAGGCAAGGAGCAGAGTTGGAGGAAAGCACTCCGTGAAGTTGGATGCATTGCAGGGCTTGTCATCCGAAAATCCAA TGCCTACGGTGTAGGAATGAAAGTGGGGATATTAAGAACATTGTTGAACAAGTTACTCATATGCTGGAAATGA